Proteins encoded together in one Plasmodium vivax chromosome 6, whole genome shotgun sequence window:
- a CDS encoding Phist protein (Pf-fam-b) (encoded by transcript PVX_001705A): MKLLETKRHMRAPPISSPKKREDKIKSLREEYERRAHEEGSDEEAGAESGTDADTESGADTESESEAETKSEEESKLKAKEESKLKAKEESKIRAEEEGKLEAEEESKIEAELQHENPLTEELTEQQFDRMVGKLRGYIETKDMYALWNYVHTNGKKKYLSLKEELWKDCENMCIKYNIPEEFTIKEWRKAYLHLKDELLKKERDDYMDLKVFIDAGLNLRWEFIAFIIDKYESWDVFIDTAMDNWKKSLSKIFEKYVEDAQEKEIERNPKTGAKVSSISKYNEETEIMVSEILL, encoded by the coding sequence ATGAAGCTGCTGGAGACGAAGAGGCACATGAGGGCCCCGCCAATAAGCAGCCcgaagaagagggaggacAAAATAAAGTCGCTGCGGGAGGAATATGAGAGGAGGGCCCACGAGGAGGGCAGCGATGAAGAAGCGGGGGCAGAATCGGGGACAGACGCAGACACCGAATCGGGGGCAGACACAGAATCGGAATCGGAGGCAGAGACAAAATCGGAGGAGGAAAGCAAATTAAAGGCGAAGGAGGAAAGCAAATTAAAGGCGAaggaggaaagcaaaataagggcggaggaggaaggcaaattagaagcggaggaggaaagcaaaatagAGGCGGAACTGCAACACGAAAACCCACTGACAGAGGAGCTGACTGAGCAGCAGTTTGACAGAATGGTGGGGAAGCTACGGGGCTACATAGAAACGAAAGATATGTATGCCCTCTGGAATtatgtgcacacaaatgggaagaaaaaatacctgAGTTTGAAAGAGGAGCTGTGGAAAGACTGCGAAAATATgtgcataaaatataacatccCAGAGGAATTTACAATAAAGGAATGGAGAAAGGCATATTTGCATCTGAAGGATGAGCTactgaaaaaggaaagagacGATTATATGGATTTAAAAGTCTTTATTGATGCTGGATTGAACCTTCGTTGGGAATTTATTGCTTTTATAATTGACAAATATGAATCTTGGGATGTCTTCATAGACACTGCCATGGACAATTGGAAGAAGTCACTCTCCAAAATTTTCGAGAAATATGTGGAGGATGCTCAGGAGAAGGAAATAGAGAGGAACCCCAAGACTGGCGCTAAGGTTTCCTCCATTAGCAAGTACAATGAGGAGACGGAAATTATGGTCAGCGAGATTTTGCTTTGA
- a CDS encoding early transcribed membrane protein (ETRAMP) (encoded by transcript PVX_001715A) produces MKIAKLLALFAILPIVCLLGQEEVKAVSPSDKLKKDDLDVDDRIRRLLQKRKLIMLSVIAATVLAAGGILGGVGYGIVKHRKKARMEMDEPFTDLGEPIQIKKETNPFKMTSETLKPEVIVTTQRATGQMSRPSVIGEDVDGDTGENLGDSFFDKSFKPNVMGSPII; encoded by the coding sequence atgaagatTGCCAAGCTGCTCGCCCTTTTCGCCATTCTACCCATTGTATGCTTGTTGGGGCAGGAGGAAGTGAAGGCCGTCTCCCCGAGTGATAAGCTGAAGAAGGACGATTTGGATGTGGACGACAGAATTAGAAGGCTTTTGCAGAAGAGAAAGCTAATAATGCTGTCTGTCATTGCGGCGACGGTACTGGCTGCGGGGGGAATACTCGGTGGAGTGGGCTATGGCATCGTGAAGCATCGTAAGAAAGCGCGCATGGAAATGGATGAGCCATTTACAGATTTGGGTGAACCTATTCAGATTAAGAAAGAGACGAACCCTTTTAAAATGACCTCGGAGACATTAAAACCCGAAGTTATAGTCACTACCCAGAGGGCTACCGGACAAATGTCCAGACCCAGTGTCATAGGAGAAGATGTTGACGGTGATACAGGTGAGAATTTGGGGGATTCATTCTTCGATAAGTCATTCAAACCCAATGTTATGGGATCTCCCATTATATAA
- a CDS encoding Phist protein (Pf-fam-b) (encoded by transcript PVX_001700A) — MVGKGPQTKARKLASLVHRNGNAWAGGSMDREFEKAYRSWESQLDRMSEWGSVSSLRSGVGSNAGSYAGSYAGSRTDMSEVGMEDGVQDDVEGYTGSYAGSNAGSSAGSRTDMSEVGSEVGVQDDVEGYLDDGVADETPPGEPTFFMTAREMSAMFARVQADERKKFTQMQQNLKSYCERLAIDYRVPAHYAERQCYKVQKETTDLFVRKEKLYLRNLRKMAKKGQFPRRKFLKNISAYQMQWKDMRWSFNNMWSNHLEEKMKRYWLQKENSIGLRTSFNMFWG; from the coding sequence ATGGTGGGAAAAGGGCCTCAAACGAAGGCCAGAAAATTGGCCTCGCTCGTTCACAGAAATGGCAATGCCTGGGCAGGGGGCAGCATGGACAGGGAATTCGAAAAGGCGTACAGGAGTTGGGAGTCCCAGCTTGATCGGATGAGCGAATGGGGTTCGGTTAGCAGTTTGCGCAGCGGTGTGGGGAGTAACGCGGGGAGTTACGCAGGAAGTTACGCTGGGAGTCGCACCGACATGAGCGAAGTTGGCATGGAGGATGGCGTGCAGGATGACGTGGAGGGGTACACAGGAAGTTACGCGGGGAGTAACGCGGGGAGCAGCGCAGGGAGTCGCACCGACATGAGCGAGGTTGGAAGCGAGGTTGGCGTGCAGGATGACGTGGAGGGTTACCTGGATGATGGCGTGGCGGATGAAACCCCCCCTGGAGAACCCACCTTCTTTATGACTGCCCGAGAAATGAGCGCCATGTTCGCCAGGGTTCAGGCGGacgaaaggaagaagtttACCCAGATGCAACAGAACCTGAAGAGCTACTGCGAACGGCTAGCTATTGATTACAGGGTACCTGCGCACTACGCAGAAAGGCAATGTTACAAGGTGCAAAAAGAAACGACCGATTTGTTCGTTCGTAAGGAGAAATTGTATCTCCGTAACTTAAGAAAGATGGCGAAGAAGGGGCAGTTCCCTCGGAGGAAGTTTTTAAAGAACATTTCTGCCTACCAGATGCAGTGGAAGGACATGAGGTGGTCATTTAACAACATGTGGAGCAACCACTTGGAGGAGAAGATGAAGCGATATTGGCTGCAAAAGGAGAACTCCATTGGACTCCGAACGAGCTTCAATATGTTTTGGGGTTAA
- a CDS encoding Phist protein (Pf-fam-b) (encoded by transcript PVX_001710A) yields MKFRFRPKCASGSGEGFTPSRLLPLLKVILLALFYVLLQVGEREVDERERALLIPPSYSPHLTAPSQDEQPSEGAPGGKTPRVVTYRMMSHRIRTYRLRSHRMRNLDDVSRKGIRGCMDAETIQWVKNEYGLSQKLKEKNGESDDESSEAVNGAVLSMSKLGPKYLKKLVGELYYNKINDLPKNIKANDLFSIWNDIYCLEKNEFSTVEEELWLACCQLAAERKIPQKKKINEWLKVYKSLSHDLMKKELNDFNDLLIFMDNGSFTKLDFTLFVYYKSISWRTFKKTLFKRWRSVLVRNLDACRR; encoded by the exons ATGAAATTTCGCTTCCGCCCCAAGTGCGCGTCTGGCAGCGGGGAGGGCTTCACGCCAAGTcgccttctccccctgctgAAGGTGATTCTACTGGCGCTCTTCTATGTGCTCCTCCAGGTGGGTGAAAGGGAGGTTGATGAAAGGGAG AGGGCCCTTCTTATTCCCCCTTCATATTCTCCCCATCTTACTGCCCCTTCGCAGGATGAGCAACCCTCCGAGGGAGCACCCGGTGGGAAGACCCCCCGAGTGGTAACCTACCGAATGATGTCGCACCGAATCAGGACATACCGATTGAGGAGCCACCGAATGAGGAACCTAGACGATGTGTCCAGGAAAGGAATAAGAGGCTGCATGGATGCAGAAACAATACAGtgggtaaaaaatgaatatggGTTGTCCCAAAagttgaaagaaaaaaatggagagtcGGATGATGAATCGAGTGAAGCAGTAAATGGAGCAGTATTATCGATGAGCAAGTTAGGTCccaaatatttaaaaaaattggtggGAGagttatattataacaaaataaatgatttgccaaaaaatataaaagcgAATGATCTGTTTTCTATATGGAATGATATTTactgtttggaaaaaaatgaattttctacggtggaggaggagctgTGGTTGGCTTGTTGCCAGTTGGCTGCGGAGAGGAAaattccccaaaaaaaaaaaataaatgagtgGCTGAAGGTTTATAAGAGTCTCTCTCATGATTTGATGAAAAAGGAGCTGAACGATTTTAATgatttgctaatttttatgGACAATGGTTCTTTTACCAAGCTGGACTTTACTCTCTTCGTTTATTACAAATCGATTTCGTGGCGGACGTTCAAGAAGACTCTCTTTAAGAGGTGGCGGAGCGTTTTGGTTCGCAACCTTGATGCGTGCAGGAGGTAG
- a CDS encoding Phist protein (Pf-fam-b) (encoded by transcript PVX_001695A) produces MAPRGCNTDTPLAGRESRDAPESASLRREDWKGRRMGVRLSFAILGLLIVLLVGLMFLLVQQEKGLNEQPLSTKEVCAKWRERKLAASSRRRPINDEDDEDEEDEVIASTSSGSSNGRHGHGGNMADQFRMNNGKAENTKNENAIDYVHNDIEDTYELPDYDAIKENERRRKEEYDSSSYEMNENEFLRSITEDEVNERIKRLGNYVDVKEMFIIWNYVNGFERTKYINMQKNIIEYCENLASTYNVSRKTKAEQWVKVYYYMKDELFYKERKFYKKLYNFLEHGASSKKLFVEFINQTKLSWRNFRRGVNAVCMEMLNSTMTGF; encoded by the exons ATGGCACCTCGCGGTTGCAACACGGATACCCCCCTCGCTGGAAGGGAGAGCAGGGACGCACCGGAGAGTGCCTCCCTCAGAAGGGAAGACTGGAAGGGCAGGAGGATGGGCGTACGCCTTAGCTTTGCAATTCTGGGTCTGCTGATCGTGTTGCTGGTGGGATTAATGTTCCTCTTGGTGCAGCAG GAAAAGGGCCTAAACGAGCAGCCGCTTAGCACCAAAGAGGTATGCGCCAAATGGCGTGAGAGAAAACTAGCGGCGTCCTCTCGCAGAAGACCAATAAACgatgaagatgatgaagacgaagaagacgaGGTGATTGCCAGTACGAGCAGCGGTAGTAGTAACGGAAGACACGGCCATGGAGGTAATATGGCGGACCAGTTTAGAATGAATAATGGCAAAGCAGAAAATaccaaaaatgaaaatgcaaTTGATTATGTGCATAATGATATAGAAGACACATATGAGCTACCGGATTATGATGccataaaggaaaatgaaaggagaagaaaggAAGAGTATGACAGCAGTTCCTACGaaatgaatgaaaatgaatttttaagAAGTATTACGGAGGATGAAGTTAACGAAAGGATAAAAAGGTTAGGAAACTACGTAGATGTTAAGGAGATGTTTATCATTTGGAACTACGTCAATGGGTTCGAGAGGaccaaatatattaatatgcaaaaaaatattattgaaTATTGTGAAAATCTTGCATCTACATATAACGTTTCTAGAAAGACAAAGGCCGAGCAGTGGGTGAAAGTCTACTACTATATGAAGGATGAGCTGTTTTATAAGGAGaggaaattttataaaaaattatataacttTCTGGAGCACGGGGCCAGCTCGAAGAAGCTCTTCGTGGAATTCATTAACCAGACGAAGCTCTCCTGGAGGAACTTCCGCAGGGGCGTCAACGCCGTTTGCATGGAGATGCTCAACTCGACCATGACGGGGTTTTGA